The proteins below come from a single Fusobacterium nucleatum genomic window:
- a CDS encoding bifunctional riboflavin kinase/FAD synthetase — protein MIVVNDILTTDIDFNDTYVAIGNFDGVHYGHKKLINETVRAARENGKQAVVFTFANHPMEILFPEKKFDYINTNEEKLYLLESLGIDVVVMQKVDKNFLEYTPLEFVRILKNKLKVKEIFIGFNFSFGKGGVGKAEDLEYLAEVYNIKVTELPPVTLDGELVSSSAIRKKIANSDFEGAVKLLDHPMIVIGEVIHGKKIARELGFPTTNIKMDNRLYPPSGIYGAFLQVGNKNSKTLYGVVNVGYNPTLKQEMSLEVHILDFNKEVYGEKVYIQIVKFMRKEKKFSSIDELKATIQADVDRWKLFKREMKYGRSCSKTQ, from the coding sequence ATGATAGTGGTAAATGATATATTGACAACAGATATTGACTTTAATGATACTTATGTAGCCATAGGAAATTTTGATGGAGTACATTATGGACATAAAAAACTTATAAATGAAACTGTAAGAGCAGCAAGAGAAAATGGAAAACAAGCAGTTGTGTTTACTTTTGCAAATCATCCTATGGAAATATTATTTCCAGAAAAGAAATTTGATTATATAAATACAAATGAAGAAAAGTTATATCTTCTTGAATCTTTAGGAATAGATGTTGTAGTTATGCAAAAGGTAGATAAAAACTTTTTAGAATATACTCCCTTAGAATTTGTTAGAATTTTAAAAAATAAACTGAAAGTAAAAGAAATTTTTATAGGTTTTAATTTTTCTTTTGGTAAAGGTGGAGTAGGAAAAGCAGAAGATTTAGAATATCTTGCAGAAGTTTATAATATAAAAGTAACTGAATTACCACCTGTTACATTGGATGGAGAGTTAGTAAGTTCATCAGCTATAAGAAAAAAAATAGCAAATTCAGATTTTGAAGGGGCAGTAAAACTTTTAGATCATCCAATGATAGTTATAGGTGAGGTTATACATGGAAAGAAAATAGCAAGAGAGTTAGGATTTCCAACTACAAATATAAAAATGGATAATAGATTATATCCTCCTTCTGGAATATATGGAGCTTTCCTACAGGTAGGGAACAAAAATTCAAAAACTTTATATGGAGTTGTAAATGTTGGTTATAACCCAACTTTAAAACAGGAGATGAGCTTAGAAGTACATATATTAGATTTTAATAAAGAAGTTTATGGAGAAAAAGTATACATACAAATAGTTAAATTTATGAGAAAAGAAAAAAAATTTTCTTCAATAGATGAATTAAAAGCAACTATTCAGGCTGATGTTGATAGATGGAAATTATTTAAAAGAGAGATGAAATATGGAAGAAGTTGTAGTAAAACTCAATAA
- a CDS encoding segregation and condensation protein A — protein MEEVVVKLNNFEGPFDLLLNLIEKNKMKISDINISQLIDEYLEVLKVSKKENIEIKSDFIIIASELIEIKTLNLLNLDKDKEKETNLRRRLEEHKLFKEVVPKVAELEKEFNISYSRGESKRVIKKIAKDYDLTSLTTDDIFEVYKKYFDSIDISEVMELNLMKQYDIKEVMDNILMKVYFKKWLIDDMFLEAENKLHLIYIFLAILELYKDAKINIDNGEITKC, from the coding sequence ATGGAAGAAGTTGTAGTAAAACTCAATAATTTTGAAGGACCTTTTGATTTACTTTTAAATTTAATAGAAAAAAATAAAATGAAAATTTCTGATATTAATATTTCTCAATTAATAGACGAATATTTAGAAGTTCTAAAAGTATCTAAAAAAGAAAATATAGAGATAAAATCTGATTTTATTATAATTGCTTCAGAATTAATTGAGATTAAAACTTTAAATCTTCTTAATTTAGATAAAGATAAAGAAAAAGAAACTAACCTTAGAAGAAGATTGGAAGAGCATAAATTATTTAAAGAAGTTGTTCCAAAGGTTGCAGAGTTAGAAAAAGAATTTAATATTTCTTATTCAAGAGGAGAAAGCAAGAGAGTAATAAAAAAGATTGCTAAAGATTATGATTTAACTTCACTTACAACAGATGATATTTTTGAAGTTTATAAAAAATATTTTGATTCGATTGATATATCAGAAGTGATGGAATTAAATCTGATGAAACAATATGATATAAAAGAAGTTATGGATAATATATTGATGAAAGTTTATTTTAAAAAATGGCTTATAGATGATATGTTTTTAGAGGCTGAGAATAAATTACATTTAATATATATTTTCTTGGCTATTTTAGAATTATATAAAGATGCTAAGATAAATATTGATAATGGAGAGATAACAAAATGTTAA
- the murJ gene encoding murein biosynthesis integral membrane protein MurJ has protein sequence MLKKSINTMIITMISRVLGLFRGTLIAYFFGASVLTDAYYSAFKISNFFRQLLGEGALGNTFIPLYHKKKKEEGEERSREYIFSVLNITFLFSLLVSILMIIFSSYIIDFIVVGFSDELKIVASRLLKIMSFYFLFISLSGMMGSILNNFGYFAIPASTSIFFNLSIISSAIWLTKYFDIDALAYGVLIGGILQFLVVFFPFLKLLKTYSLKIDFKDIYLKFLGIKLIPMLVGVFARQVNTIVDQFFASFLVAGSITALENASRIYLLPVGVFGVTISNVLFPSISRAAANGDKEDTNRKIVSALNFLNFLTIPSLFVLTFFSKDIIRLIFSYGKFNEEAVKITSECLFYYSLGLLFYVGVQLVSKGYYAMGDNKRPAKFSIIAIIMNIVLNYLLIKNFQHKGLALATSISSGVNFFLLLFIYIKNYVKLDLKNIILTSIKICISSIIATCAAYYINNAILKLVVFSAVFLLQWAYPIFKYRERVFYKK, from the coding sequence ATGTTAAAGAAATCTATAAATACAATGATAATTACAATGATAAGTAGGGTATTAGGACTTTTTAGAGGAACTCTGATAGCCTATTTTTTTGGTGCTTCTGTATTAACTGATGCTTATTACAGTGCATTTAAAATAAGTAATTTTTTTAGGCAGCTTTTAGGAGAAGGAGCATTAGGAAACACTTTTATTCCTCTTTATCATAAAAAGAAAAAAGAAGAAGGAGAAGAAAGAAGTAGGGAATATATATTTTCTGTTTTAAATATAACTTTTCTATTCAGCCTTTTAGTTAGTATATTGATGATAATTTTTTCTAGTTATATTATTGATTTTATAGTAGTTGGATTTAGTGATGAATTAAAAATAGTAGCCTCAAGACTTTTAAAGATAATGTCTTTTTATTTCTTATTTATTTCTTTATCTGGTATGATGGGTTCTATTTTAAATAATTTTGGATATTTTGCTATACCTGCTTCAACTTCAATATTTTTTAATCTATCAATAATATCTTCTGCTATATGGCTTACAAAATATTTTGATATAGATGCCTTAGCTTATGGAGTTTTAATAGGTGGAATATTACAATTTTTAGTTGTATTTTTTCCTTTTTTAAAGCTATTAAAAACCTATTCTTTAAAAATTGATTTTAAAGATATTTATTTAAAATTTTTAGGAATAAAATTAATTCCTATGCTTGTTGGAGTATTTGCAAGACAGGTTAATACAATAGTTGACCAATTTTTTGCTTCCTTTTTAGTTGCAGGTTCAATAACAGCACTTGAAAATGCAAGTAGAATTTATTTACTTCCAGTAGGGGTATTTGGAGTAACAATATCTAATGTACTTTTTCCAAGTATATCAAGAGCAGCAGCCAATGGAGATAAAGAAGATACAAATAGGAAAATTGTGTCAGCACTTAACTTTTTAAATTTTTTAACAATACCAAGTTTATTTGTATTGACATTTTTTTCAAAAGATATTATAAGACTTATATTTTCTTATGGAAAATTTAATGAAGAGGCTGTAAAAATAACCTCAGAATGTCTATTTTATTATTCATTAGGACTACTTTTTTATGTTGGAGTTCAGCTGGTAAGTAAAGGCTATTATGCTATGGGAGATAATAAAAGACCTGCAAAATTTTCAATAATAGCTATTATTATGAATATAGTTTTAAATTATTTATTAATAAAAAATTTTCAACATAAAGGATTGGCATTGGCTACATCAATTTCATCAGGAGTAAATTTCTTTTTACTATTATTTATATATATAAAAAATTATGTAAAATTAGATTTAAAAAATATTATTTTAACAAGTATAAAAATTTGTATCTCATCTATAATAGCAACTTGTGCAGCATATTATATAAATAATGCAATTTTGAAGTTAGTAGTTTTCTCGGCTGTATTTTTATTACAATGGGCATATCCAATTTTTAAATACAGAGAAAGAGTTTTTTATAAAAAGTGA
- the coaBC gene encoding bifunctional phosphopantothenoylcysteine decarboxylase/phosphopantothenate--cysteine ligase CoaBC, which yields MKNILLGVTGGIAAFKSASIISLLKKKGYNVKVVMTKNATNIIGPLTLETLSKNRIYVDMWDTNPHYEVEHISLADWADIVLIAPATYNIIGKVANGIADDMLTTIISAVSVRKPVFFALAMNVNMYENPILKENIDKLKSYGYRFIEAEEGLLACNYVAKGRMSEPEDIIAEIERYNIFSKIENYDTVLKGKKILITSGRTKENIDPIRYLSNNSSGKMGYCLAQAAIDLGAEVTLISGPTNLEIPKGLKNFISVDSALEMYKKVDKYFGDTDIFIACAAVADYRPKEYKKEKIKKSDSDLILGLVRNPDILLEMGKKKDNQLLVGFAAETNDIKENALKKLEKKNLDFIVANNASTMGNDINTIEIIKKDKSSVEIKQKNKIELAYDILSEVVLVLKKGKDE from the coding sequence ATGAAAAATATTTTATTAGGAGTTACAGGAGGTATTGCTGCATTTAAGTCAGCAAGTATTATATCACTTCTTAAAAAAAAGGGTTATAATGTAAAAGTTGTAATGACTAAAAATGCTACAAATATAATAGGTCCCTTAACTCTTGAAACTCTTTCAAAAAATAGAATTTATGTTGATATGTGGGATACTAATCCACATTATGAAGTAGAACATATTTCACTAGCAGATTGGGCAGATATAGTTTTAATTGCACCTGCAACTTATAATATAATTGGAAAAGTAGCAAATGGAATAGCAGATGATATGCTTACAACTATTATTTCAGCTGTTTCTGTGAGGAAACCTGTGTTCTTTGCTCTTGCAATGAATGTAAATATGTATGAAAACCCAATTCTTAAAGAAAATATTGATAAATTAAAATCTTATGGTTATAGATTTATTGAGGCAGAGGAAGGGTTACTTGCTTGTAACTATGTTGCAAAAGGCAGAATGAGTGAGCCAGAAGATATAATTGCAGAAATAGAAAGATATAATATTTTTTCAAAGATAGAAAATTATGATACTGTATTAAAAGGTAAAAAAATTCTTATAACAAGTGGTAGGACAAAAGAAAATATAGATCCTATCAGATATTTATCAAATAATTCAAGTGGTAAAATGGGGTATTGTCTTGCTCAGGCAGCTATTGATTTAGGAGCAGAAGTAACTTTAATCAGTGGACCTACAAATTTAGAAATACCGAAAGGACTTAAAAATTTTATTTCTGTAGACTCTGCTCTTGAAATGTACAAGAAAGTAGACAAATATTTTGGAGATACTGATATTTTTATAGCTTGTGCAGCAGTTGCAGATTATAGACCAAAGGAATACAAAAAGGAAAAAATTAAAAAATCAGATTCAGATTTAATTTTAGGATTAGTTAGAAATCCTGATATTTTATTAGAGATGGGTAAAAAGAAAGATAATCAGTTATTAGTAGGCTTTGCAGCAGAAACTAATGATATAAAAGAAAATGCTTTAAAAAAATTGGAGAAGAAAAATTTAGATTTTATAGTGGCAAATAATGCCTCTACAATGGGAAATGACATTAATACAATTGAAATTATAAAAAAAGATAAAAGTTCAGTGGAAATTAAACAAAAAAATAAAATAGAGTTAGCTTATGATATTTTATCAGAAGTTGTTTTAGTATTAAAAAAGGGTAAAGATGAATAG
- a CDS encoding chromate transporter encodes MNRNRIIEIFILFFKIGAFTIGGGYAMLSLIEDEIVNKKKWLGHEEFLDGMAIAQSTPGVLAVNISLITGYKIAGFLGMFAGMLGAVLPSFFIVLFLSQVLLAYGNHPIVVAIFNGVKPAITALILISVYRIGKSANINRYNFVIPLIVAILIKYFGVSPIVIIIATMILGNIFYMLKERKEDDKK; translated from the coding sequence ATGAATAGAAATAGAATTATAGAAATTTTTATATTATTTTTTAAAATAGGTGCATTTACTATTGGGGGAGGCTATGCAATGCTTTCTTTAATAGAAGATGAAATTGTTAATAAAAAAAAATGGTTAGGTCACGAGGAATTTTTAGATGGTATGGCTATTGCTCAGTCAACTCCTGGGGTTCTTGCTGTTAATATATCACTTATCACAGGATATAAGATAGCAGGTTTTTTAGGTATGTTTGCAGGTATGTTAGGAGCAGTTTTACCATCTTTTTTTATAGTATTATTTTTAAGTCAAGTGCTACTTGCTTATGGAAATCATCCAATAGTTGTAGCAATATTCAATGGAGTAAAACCAGCTATCACAGCTCTTATATTAATTTCTGTTTATAGAATTGGTAAATCTGCAAATATAAATAGGTATAATTTTGTAATACCACTTATAGTTGCTATCTTGATTAAATATTTTGGTGTTTCTCCTATTGTTATTATAATAGCTACTATGATATTGGGAAATATTTTCTATATGCTAAAAGAAAGAAAAGAAGATGATAAAAAATGA
- a CDS encoding chromate transporter, producing the protein MTYFNLFFVFFKVGLFSFGGGYAILPLMQHEVVDVNKWISFKEFMDIVAISQITPGPISINLATHVGYRIGGALGSTIATSSVVLPSIIIVSIIVIFLKRFNKLPVVQRIFKALRITVVGLILAAGIALFVKENFIDYKSYIIFVSVLIGGLVFKIGSITLIILSGVAGAMFYYII; encoded by the coding sequence ATGACATATTTTAATTTATTTTTTGTATTTTTTAAGGTAGGGCTTTTTAGTTTTGGAGGAGGCTATGCAATACTTCCACTTATGCAACATGAGGTTGTAGATGTAAATAAATGGATAAGTTTTAAAGAGTTTATGGATATTGTAGCTATTTCCCAAATTACACCAGGTCCAATTTCTATAAATTTAGCAACTCATGTTGGGTATAGAATAGGTGGAGCTCTTGGTTCTACTATTGCTACTTCAAGTGTGGTTTTACCTTCTATAATAATTGTAAGTATTATAGTGATATTTTTGAAAAGGTTTAATAAATTACCAGTAGTACAAAGAATTTTTAAAGCATTGAGAATAACTGTTGTAGGACTTATTTTAGCAGCAGGAATAGCACTTTTTGTTAAAGAAAATTTTATAGATTATAAATCATATATAATATTTGTCTCAGTATTAATTGGAGGTTTAGTATTTAAAATAGGAAGTATAACTTTAATCATCTTATCAGGAGTTGCAGGAGCAATGTTCTACTATATAATCTAA
- a CDS encoding NADH:flavin oxidoreductase codes for MERINIFTDFKIKNIHIKNRIVLPPMVRFSLIGNDGYVTEELIEWYGMIAKSGVGLIIVEASAVEERGKLRENQIGIWNDSFIEGLTKVANEIHKYDVPCMIQIHHAGFKEKISEVPEEELDRILKLFEEAFVRAKKCGFDGIEIHGAHTYLISQLNSKLWNKRKDKYGERLYFSKKLIENTKYLFDDNFILGYRMGGNEPELEDGIENAKILESYGLDILHVSSGVPNLEYKRQIKIKNFPKSFPLNWIIYMGVEIKKQLKIPVIGVSKIKKESQASWLVENNLLDFVAVGRAMISQDKWMEKVRKDFSLRKKR; via the coding sequence ATGGAAAGAATTAATATTTTTACAGATTTTAAAATAAAAAATATTCATATAAAAAATAGAATAGTTCTGCCACCTATGGTAAGATTTTCACTTATTGGAAATGATGGCTATGTTACAGAAGAATTAATTGAATGGTATGGAATGATAGCTAAAAGTGGAGTTGGACTTATAATAGTTGAAGCCTCAGCAGTTGAAGAAAGGGGTAAATTGAGAGAGAATCAAATTGGGATTTGGAATGATAGCTTTATAGAAGGACTTACTAAGGTAGCTAATGAAATTCATAAATATGATGTGCCTTGTATGATACAAATCCACCATGCAGGTTTTAAAGAAAAAATTTCAGAGGTTCCAGAAGAAGAATTAGATAGAATTTTAAAACTTTTTGAAGAAGCCTTTGTCAGAGCTAAAAAATGTGGCTTTGATGGAATAGAAATTCATGGAGCACACACTTATTTAATTTCTCAATTAAATTCAAAACTTTGGAATAAAAGAAAAGATAAATATGGAGAGAGACTTTATTTTTCAAAAAAATTAATAGAAAATACAAAATATTTATTTGATGATAATTTTATTCTTGGTTATAGAATGGGAGGAAATGAGCCTGAACTTGAAGATGGAATAGAAAATGCAAAAATTTTAGAAAGTTATGGTTTAGATATATTACATGTTTCAAGTGGAGTTCCTAACCTAGAATATAAAAGGCAAATAAAAATAAAAAATTTTCCTAAAAGTTTTCCATTGAATTGGATAATCTATATGGGAGTGGAAATAAAAAAACAGCTAAAAATTCCAGTTATAGGAGTAAGTAAAATAAAAAAAGAGAGCCAAGCTAGTTGGCTTGTAGAAAATAATTTATTAGATTTTGTAGCAGTTGGAAGAGCTATGATTTCACAAGATAAATGGATGGAAAAAGTGAGAAAAGATTTTTCTCTTAGAAAAAAAAGATAA
- a CDS encoding type II toxin-antitoxin system HicB family antitoxin, translating into MATINYIAVVKQLESGKFLISFPDFEGITTTAETEESIQDVAAGVIKTKLAELKKANVEAPEPKKIAEISKELKDGEFTTYVSVKESFDFKSTMTNLKDKEAVKETAKEMTNKVNDFVNNVSEGKENLFGIVGGVLSILNTLFLAVVTIKLPFFGNYSIGFFKGISGLADFIKEAKNTRFILMFSGILFLALAGLLIYSAFIKNKNFLKYSIFGNIALLIIFYIVLYVKLPGGEASKYISVSYFKILIYIISLGLAYLTYRVLNKKEEVIEKNEEGKDE; encoded by the coding sequence ATGGCAACAATAAACTACATTGCAGTGGTAAAACAATTAGAAAGTGGAAAGTTTTTAATTTCATTTCCAGACTTTGAGGGGATTACAACAACAGCTGAAACAGAAGAAAGTATACAAGATGTTGCAGCAGGAGTTATAAAAACAAAATTAGCTGAACTAAAAAAAGCTAATGTGGAAGCACCTGAACCGAAGAAAATAGCAGAAATTTCTAAGGAATTAAAAGATGGAGAATTTACAACTTATGTGTCAGTAAAAGAAAGTTTTGATTTTAAATCTACTATGACTAATCTAAAAGATAAGGAAGCTGTAAAAGAAACTGCAAAAGAAATGACAAATAAAGTCAATGATTTTGTAAACAATGTATCTGAAGGAAAAGAGAATCTTTTTGGAATAGTAGGTGGAGTATTATCTATATTAAATACTCTATTTTTAGCAGTGGTAACAATAAAACTTCCATTTTTTGGAAATTATTCAATAGGATTTTTTAAAGGTATAAGTGGTTTAGCTGATTTCATTAAAGAAGCTAAAAATACAAGATTTATTTTAATGTTTTCTGGAATATTATTTTTAGCTTTGGCAGGGCTTTTAATTTATTCAGCTTTTATAAAAAATAAAAACTTTTTAAAATATTCAATTTTTGGAAATATAGCTTTATTAATAATATTTTATATAGTTTTATATGTAAAATTACCTGGTGGAGAAGCTAGTAAATATATATCTGTATCTTATTTTAAAATTTTAATTTATATAATTTCATTAGGATTAGCTTATTTAACTTATAGAGTTTTAAATAAAAAAGAAGAAGTTATTGAAAAAAATGAGGAGGGGAAAGATGAATAA
- a CDS encoding phosphatidylinositol-4-phosphate 5-kinase, which yields MNKDLKKFIFFLIALIILAFAISYSYSAYQSYQQEKKVEEIEKVFNLEDSDNKIEVKKSNNPKEDWQNQMLEILELLGYSKVDTRPFYKRIYDKLTGKKVYNYIDKSGHETEAGSFEFCNEVLYENLNIKNETVMVEVKDNKIIEKFFDGNKELIQIEFTANDDYSSYDQKIYSYITKKTITVKDVLNKDTYLNTKNGIIEYEDGKTIEFTHKNSEMNGPAVETFPNGDKIEFSFVNDKRIGEAEKFYKNGDRELFIYGENNQKNGNSVYYFANGDVEETTYVNGILQGPAKYIYKDGVVEQYKYKNGKRIEN from the coding sequence ATGAATAAGGATTTAAAGAAATTTATTTTTTTTCTAATAGCTTTAATTATACTTGCTTTTGCTATTAGTTATTCTTATTCTGCTTATCAAAGTTATCAACAAGAAAAAAAAGTTGAAGAAATTGAAAAAGTTTTTAATTTAGAAGATTCTGATAACAAAATAGAAGTAAAAAAATCTAATAATCCAAAAGAAGATTGGCAAAATCAAATGCTAGAAATTTTAGAACTTTTAGGATATTCAAAAGTTGATACAAGACCTTTTTATAAAAGAATATATGATAAACTAACTGGGAAAAAAGTTTATAATTATATTGATAAAAGTGGACATGAGACAGAAGCTGGAAGTTTTGAATTTTGTAATGAAGTATTATACGAAAATCTCAATATTAAAAATGAAACTGTAATGGTAGAAGTTAAAGATAATAAAATAATAGAAAAATTTTTTGATGGAAATAAAGAGCTTATCCAGATTGAATTTACAGCAAATGACGATTATAGTTCTTATGATCAGAAAATTTATAGCTATATAACTAAAAAAACAATTACTGTAAAAGATGTCTTAAATAAAGATACTTACTTAAATACCAAAAATGGTATTATAGAATATGAAGATGGAAAGACTATTGAATTTACACACAAAAATAGTGAAATGAATGGACCAGCTGTTGAAACTTTTCCTAATGGAGATAAGATAGAATTTAGTTTTGTTAATGATAAAAGAATTGGTGAAGCTGAAAAATTCTATAAAAATGGAGATAGAGAACTTTTCATATATGGAGAAAACAATCAAAAGAATGGGAATTCAGTATATTATTTTGCAAATGGAGATGTGGAAGAAACTACTTATGTAAATGGAATTTTACAAGGACCAGCTAAATATATATATAAAGATGGTGTTGTAGAACAATATAAATATAAAAATGGAAAAAGGATAGAAAATTAA
- a CDS encoding pseudouridine synthase produces MRLDKFLVECGIGSRKEVKKLISNKEITVNGISDISAKDNIDENSDIIKYSGEKLEYKEFRYYIMNKKAGYITATEDFKEDTVMDLLPEWVIKKDLVPVGRLDKDTEGLLLFTNDGKLNHRLLSPKSHIDKAYYVELEKDISDDDIVKLEQGVDIGNYITQPAKVEKISNNKICLTIKEGKFHQVKKMLEAINNRVCYLKRVSFGKLKLNDLALGEVKEVNLKDII; encoded by the coding sequence ATGAGATTGGATAAATTCTTAGTTGAATGTGGCATAGGAAGCAGAAAAGAAGTTAAAAAATTAATCTCAAATAAGGAAATAACTGTTAATGGAATAAGTGATATATCAGCCAAAGATAATATAGATGAAAATTCTGATATTATAAAATATAGCGGAGAAAAGCTAGAATATAAGGAATTTAGATACTATATTATGAATAAAAAAGCTGGGTATATAACTGCAACAGAAGATTTTAAAGAAGATACTGTTATGGATTTACTTCCTGAATGGGTAATAAAGAAAGATTTAGTACCAGTTGGTAGATTAGATAAAGATACAGAGGGCTTATTACTTTTTACTAATGATGGAAAATTAAATCATAGATTGTTATCTCCAAAGAGTCATATAGATAAAGCTTATTATGTTGAATTAGAAAAAGATATTTCAGATGATGATATTGTAAAGTTGGAACAGGGAGTTGATATAGGAAACTATATTACTCAACCTGCAAAAGTTGAAAAAATTTCAAATAATAAAATTTGTCTAACTATTAAGGAAGGGAAATTTCATCAAGTAAAAAAGATGTTAGAAGCTATAAATAACAGGGTGTGTTATTTAAAAAGAGTGAGTTTTGGTAAATTAAAATTAAATGATTTAGCTTTGGGAGAGGTTAAAGAAGTTAATTTAAAAGATATAATTTAA
- the earP gene encoding elongation factor P maturation arginine rhamnosyltransferase EarP: protein MKIRSIDIFCQVIDNYGDVGVAYRLAREFKRVYPNKKLRFIINQMEELNLIKKSEEIEIITYQDISKIENSADLIIESFGCEIPKEYMDRALKNSKLIINLEYFSAEDWVDDFHLQESFLGENLKKYFFIPGLSKKSGGILLDNEFLERKKKVTKNKRYYLKKIGINEKYDLIGSVFSYEKNFDFLIEELKKLDKKILLLILSEKTQKNFIKYFDNVNNYDKIKFVKLPFFTYDKYEELLALCDFNLVRGEDSFVRALLLGKPFLWHIYPQEGNTHIKKLESFLEKYCPNNKELKETFINYNINKDNFSYFFKNFKGIQEHNKEYANYLIENCNLIEKLINFIENIGGKN, encoded by the coding sequence ATGAAAATAAGAAGTATAGACATATTTTGTCAAGTTATTGATAATTATGGAGATGTTGGAGTAGCCTACAGATTAGCAAGAGAATTTAAAAGAGTTTACCCTAATAAAAAATTAAGATTTATTATAAATCAAATGGAAGAATTGAATCTTATAAAAAAATCAGAGGAAATAGAGATAATAACTTATCAGGATATTTCTAAAATAGAAAATTCAGCTGATTTAATAATAGAAAGTTTTGGTTGTGAAATTCCAAAAGAATATATGGATAGAGCTTTAAAGAATTCAAAACTTATTATTAATTTAGAATATTTTTCAGCTGAGGATTGGGTAGATGATTTTCATTTACAAGAATCATTTTTAGGAGAAAATTTAAAAAAATATTTTTTTATTCCAGGACTCTCTAAAAAAAGTGGAGGTATACTCTTAGATAATGAATTTTTAGAAAGAAAGAAAAAAGTAACAAAAAATAAAAGATATTATTTAAAAAAAATTGGAATTAATGAGAAATATGATTTGATAGGTTCAGTGTTTTCTTATGAAAAAAATTTTGATTTTTTAATTGAAGAATTAAAAAAATTGGATAAAAAAATTCTATTATTAATATTAAGTGAAAAAACTCAAAAAAATTTCATAAAATATTTTGATAATGTCAATAATTATGATAAAATAAAATTTGTGAAATTACCATTTTTTACTTATGATAAGTATGAGGAACTTTTAGCACTGTGTGATTTTAATCTAGTTAGAGGAGAAGATAGTTTTGTTAGAGCATTGCTTTTAGGAAAACCTTTCTTATGGCATATTTATCCACAAGAAGGAAATACACATATAAAAAAGCTAGAAAGTTTTTTAGAGAAATATTGTCCTAATAATAAAGAGTTAAAAGAAACCTTTATTAACTACAATATAAATAAAGATAATTTTTCTTATTTTTTTAAAAATTTTAAAGGAATACAGGAACATAATAAAGAATATGCTAATTATTTGATAGAAAACTGTAATTTAATAGAAAAATTAATAAATTTTATAGAAAATATAGGAGGAAAAAATTAA
- the efp gene encoding elongation factor P, whose protein sequence is MKIAQELRAGSTIKIGNDPFVVLKAEYNKSGRNAAVVKFKMKNLISGNISDAVYKADDKMDDIKLDKVKAIYSYQNGDSYIFSNPETWEEIELKGEDLGDALNYLEEEMPLDVVYYESTAVAVELPTFIEREVTYTEPGLRGDTSGKVMKPARINTGFEIQVPLFVEQGEWIKIDTRNNEYVERVKK, encoded by the coding sequence ATGAAAATTGCACAAGAATTAAGAGCAGGTAGTACAATAAAAATTGGAAATGATCCATTTGTAGTATTGAAAGCTGAATATAATAAATCAGGAAGAAATGCTGCTGTGGTTAAGTTTAAAATGAAAAACTTAATTTCAGGAAATATATCAGATGCTGTTTATAAAGCAGATGATAAAATGGACGATATTAAATTAGATAAAGTAAAAGCAATTTACTCTTATCAAAATGGAGATTCTTATATATTCTCTAACCCAGAAACTTGGGAAGAAATAGAATTAAAAGGTGAAGATTTAGGAGACGCTTTAAATTATCTTGAAGAAGAAATGCCATTAGATGTTGTTTACTATGAATCAACAGCTGTTGCAGTAGAATTACCAACTTTTATTGAAAGAGAAGTAACATATACTGAACCAGGATTAAGAGGAGATACTTCTGGAAAAGTCATGAAACCTGCTAGGATAAATACAGGATTTGAAATTCAAGTTCCTTTATTTGTTGAACAAGGGGAATGGATTAAAATAGATACAAGAAATAATGAATATGTTGAAAGAGTAAAAAAATAA